The Buteo buteo chromosome 25, bButBut1.hap1.1, whole genome shotgun sequence genome has a window encoding:
- the LOC142044749 gene encoding transcription elongation factor A N-terminal and central domain-containing protein isoform X2, producing the protein MAAPPGAEQEAGGRRHVEARGGGLKMSDQKNIVHRAHCIEKLLSENNFQDIEDHLKELEDVVMTTEYLQGTEVAKAVYRVLKSCPSAELKKKAKQLLSRWKALYKNNCVQSMQVKKSVSVYAKEESEHLSVVPREQLLSEGPCQQEALDAASSKTLVPSQTVRNVVGNNTEGSVNQLASFEEQHTDNEDSKPPVKEASLQQDLMRALRCKCTDLLYKALTGSARDEEETDKWLELSKEIEEHIFALHAKNEKKYKNCIRSKVSNLKNPKSCHLKHKLFSGTLSPKAFAEMTVMEMASDELKQLRALYAQSSVWEHQLPQVINGTQTNKIKCRRCEKFDCTVTMIARGTLFLPGWVRNTNPDEQMLTYVICNECGEQWYHSRWICL; encoded by the coding sequence GTTTAAAAATGTCTGACCAGAAAAATATTGTACACAGAGCCCATTGTATTGAAAAACTACTGTCTGAGAACAATTTCCAAGATATTGAGGATCATCTTAAAGAACTTGAAGATGTTGTTATGACTACAGAGTATCTTCAGGGGACTGAAGTTGCCAAGGCTGTATACAGAGTACTCAAGAGCTGCCCTTCAGCAGagttgaaaaagaaagcaaagcagttaCTATCAAGGTGGAAAGCGCTTTACAAGAATAACTGTGTTCAGTCAATGCAAGTTAAAAAGTCAGTTTCTGTGTATGCGAAAGAGGAAAGTGAACATCTCAGTGTGGTTCCTAGAGAGCAGTTGCTGTCTGAAGGGCCGTGTCAGCAGGAGGCGTTAGATGCTGCTAGTTCTAAAACTTTGGTCCCATCGCAAACTGTTAGAAATGTGGTAGGTAACAACACAGAAGGCAGCGTGAATCAGCTTGCTTCTTTTGAGGAACAACACACTGATAATGAAGATTCTAAACCTCCTGTTAAGGAAGCAAGTCTGCAGCAGGATCTGATGAGAGCTCTGAGGTGTAAATGTACGGATCTTCTTTATAAAGCTTTGACCGGTTCTGCCAGAGAcgaagaagaaactgataaatGGCTAGAGCTATCTAAAGAAATTGAAGAACATATTTTTGCTCTTCAtgctaaaaatgagaaaaagtacaaaaattGCATCAGAAGCAAAGTCTCTAACCTGAAGAACCCTAAAAGTTGCCACTTAAAACATAAACTTTTTTCAGGGACTTTGAGTCCAAAGGCTTTTGCTGAGATGACAGTGATGGAAATGGCCAGCGATGAACTGAAACAGCTCAGGGCTCTGTATGCACAATCATCTGTTTGGGAACATCAGCTTCCACAAGTTATTAATGGCACacagacaaacaaaataaagtgtAGGCGCTGTGAAAAATTTGATTGCACTGTCACTATGATAGCCAGAGGAACTCTATTTCTTCCAGGTTGGGTGCGAAACACAAATCCAGATGAACAAATGTTGACTTACGTTATTTGTAATGAATGTGGAGAGCAGTGGTATCACAGCAGATGGATTTGTTTGTAA
- the LOC142044749 gene encoding transcription elongation factor A N-terminal and central domain-containing protein isoform X3, with translation MSDQKNIVHRAHCIEKLLSENNFQDIEDHLKELEDVVMTTEYLQGTEVAKAVYRVLKSCPSAELKKKAKQLLSRWKALYKNNCVQSMQVKKSVSVYAKEESEHLSVVPREQLLSEGPCQQEALDAASSKTLVPSQTVRNVVGNNTEGSVNQLASFEEQHTDNEDSKPPVKEASLQQDLMRALRCKCTDLLYKALTGSARDEEETDKWLELSKEIEEHIFALHAKNEKKYKNCIRSKVSNLKNPKSCHLKHKLFSGTLSPKAFAEMTVMEMASDELKQLRALYAQSSVWEHQLPQVINGTQTNKIKCRRCEKFDCTVTMIARGTLFLPGWVRNTNPDEQMLTYVICNECGEQWYHSRWICL, from the coding sequence ATGTCTGACCAGAAAAATATTGTACACAGAGCCCATTGTATTGAAAAACTACTGTCTGAGAACAATTTCCAAGATATTGAGGATCATCTTAAAGAACTTGAAGATGTTGTTATGACTACAGAGTATCTTCAGGGGACTGAAGTTGCCAAGGCTGTATACAGAGTACTCAAGAGCTGCCCTTCAGCAGagttgaaaaagaaagcaaagcagttaCTATCAAGGTGGAAAGCGCTTTACAAGAATAACTGTGTTCAGTCAATGCAAGTTAAAAAGTCAGTTTCTGTGTATGCGAAAGAGGAAAGTGAACATCTCAGTGTGGTTCCTAGAGAGCAGTTGCTGTCTGAAGGGCCGTGTCAGCAGGAGGCGTTAGATGCTGCTAGTTCTAAAACTTTGGTCCCATCGCAAACTGTTAGAAATGTGGTAGGTAACAACACAGAAGGCAGCGTGAATCAGCTTGCTTCTTTTGAGGAACAACACACTGATAATGAAGATTCTAAACCTCCTGTTAAGGAAGCAAGTCTGCAGCAGGATCTGATGAGAGCTCTGAGGTGTAAATGTACGGATCTTCTTTATAAAGCTTTGACCGGTTCTGCCAGAGAcgaagaagaaactgataaatGGCTAGAGCTATCTAAAGAAATTGAAGAACATATTTTTGCTCTTCAtgctaaaaatgagaaaaagtacaaaaattGCATCAGAAGCAAAGTCTCTAACCTGAAGAACCCTAAAAGTTGCCACTTAAAACATAAACTTTTTTCAGGGACTTTGAGTCCAAAGGCTTTTGCTGAGATGACAGTGATGGAAATGGCCAGCGATGAACTGAAACAGCTCAGGGCTCTGTATGCACAATCATCTGTTTGGGAACATCAGCTTCCACAAGTTATTAATGGCACacagacaaacaaaataaagtgtAGGCGCTGTGAAAAATTTGATTGCACTGTCACTATGATAGCCAGAGGAACTCTATTTCTTCCAGGTTGGGTGCGAAACACAAATCCAGATGAACAAATGTTGACTTACGTTATTTGTAATGAATGTGGAGAGCAGTGGTATCACAGCAGATGGATTTGTTTGTAA